The Latilactobacillus sakei subsp. sakei DSM 20017 = JCM 1157 genome includes a window with the following:
- a CDS encoding YibE/F family protein encodes MKHKRLWLALGSLLICMIGVLATYHDATRYKQPLIQVTAVKTIQKTKTTDDYQNQDTEVQQKVTGRFLNTKRKGQTIQLQNTYSKSLADSYRYYRGQQVFLHHDQDRHQWLLNEPKRDTVLVAVILGTFSLLLVMMPKRGLMTILSVVVNLAFFIITLHFNAATGGRWLLPLMCGLAVVLTGLTLLLVLGPNRQMLVSFGATIGATFLALLLSVILLKISGDQGLHYETMDYELQPYKTVFLAEVVLGILGAVMDEATDISSSLQQLAFEQPNVTRRQLFNSGLAIGREIIGPLVNVLFFIVMAEAFPIILLYLRNGNTIAYTLSRTMTLGFTQTVISAVGITLAVPVTSLLASQLVEVRRL; translated from the coding sequence GTGAAACATAAACGCTTATGGCTGGCGCTAGGTAGTTTGTTGATCTGTATGATTGGGGTTTTAGCAACATACCACGATGCGACGCGCTACAAACAACCGTTGATCCAAGTGACGGCTGTCAAAACGATCCAAAAAACGAAAACAACGGATGATTACCAGAATCAAGATACCGAAGTCCAGCAAAAAGTAACGGGGCGGTTCTTGAATACGAAGCGTAAGGGGCAGACGATTCAGCTCCAAAATACCTATTCCAAATCACTGGCCGATAGTTATCGTTATTATCGGGGCCAGCAAGTTTTCCTACACCATGATCAAGATCGCCATCAATGGCTCTTAAACGAACCTAAGCGCGATACAGTGCTAGTAGCTGTGATCTTGGGCACCTTTAGTTTATTGCTTGTGATGATGCCTAAGCGCGGCCTGATGACCATCTTAAGTGTTGTCGTAAACCTTGCGTTCTTCATTATCACGCTCCACTTTAACGCTGCAACTGGTGGTCGTTGGTTATTGCCGCTGATGTGTGGACTCGCTGTAGTTTTAACTGGTCTGACATTATTGTTGGTACTCGGACCGAATCGGCAAATGTTGGTGTCATTTGGTGCGACAATTGGAGCTACGTTCTTGGCATTACTGTTGAGCGTTATCCTGCTAAAAATCAGCGGCGACCAAGGACTCCATTACGAAACAATGGATTACGAGCTCCAACCCTACAAGACGGTTTTCTTGGCGGAAGTCGTGCTAGGGATTTTAGGCGCTGTGATGGATGAAGCGACCGATATTTCATCATCACTGCAACAGTTAGCCTTTGAACAACCCAATGTGACGAGACGGCAACTCTTTAACTCGGGGTTAGCGATTGGACGAGAAATTATCGGGCCACTCGTTAACGTCTTGTTCTTCATTGTTATGGCAGAAGCTTTTCCGATTATTTTATTGTATCTGAGAAACGGGAATACAATTGCCTATACACTATCGCGCACGATGACCTTGGGATTCACACAAACCGTGATTAGCGCAGTCGGCATTACCTTGGCTGTGCCGGTGACAAGCTTGTTGGCAAGCCAGTTAGTGGAGGTGCGTCGCTTATGA